The Intestinibaculum porci DNA window CCAAAGTTGCGAGGACCAAAGGTAATATCTTTCGCAATCGTTTCTTCAAAGAGCTGATATTCTGGGAACTGGAATACTAAACCAGCTTTCTTACGTAATGGTTTGAGTACTTTTGGCTTCTGTTCACTCGTGATCTTCACATCTTCAATCGTCACTTCACCACTTGTTGGTAATAATAACGCATTGATATGCTGGATCAAAGTGGACTTACCCGAACCAGTATGACCTATTAAAGCCGTAAATGAGCCTTTAGGGATATCTAAATTCACCCCTTTAAGAGCATGATAGGCAAAGGGTGTATCTTTGGAATAAATGTATTCTACATCTTTGAATGTAATTGACATAATGCTTTCACCAGCTTTTCTTGATTGATTGTGGGATCAATATGAAATCCTTGTTTTTTAAGGACACTTGAGATTTTATAGGCAAAGGGTACATCTAACTGTAAAGATGCGATTTGTTTGACATCGCATAACACATCTTCGGGTTTTCCCTGATTGACAATATGACCATCATTTAATAAAACGACATTATCACTTTTCGCGGCTTCTTCAATATCATGCGTGATCGAAAGAATCGTCATCCCTTCTTCTTTATTGAGTTCACGTACTAATTCATTGATTTCTAAACGACCTCTTGGATCCAACATACTGGTCGCTTCATCTAAGATCATAATACTTGGATGCATCGCCAAGATGCCCGCAATCGCTACACGCTGTTTCTGCCCGCCAGAAAGTTTGGTTGGTTCATGATCTAAGAAGTCTAACATGTTAACTTTCTTGGCATATTCATGGATCATATCTTCCATCTGATCATGGGGTACACATAAGTTCTCTAAGCCAAAAGCAATGTCATCACGAACCGTTGAACCAATAAACTGGTTATCCGGATTTTGGAATACAATCCCAACTAATCTGCGCACATCATCTAATGTATCTAAACTTAAAACGAGATCCCCTACTTTAATCGTTCCGCTCTTAGCAGCTAATAAACCAATAATCAGTTTTGCAATTGTACTCTTACCCGATCCATTATGCCCTAAGATCGTGGTATAAGATCCCTTTGGTACTTTGAATGAAATATGATCAATGGTCTTTGCCCCTTCTTCATATTCAAAAGATAAATCTTTAATGTCTATCATCGTTTCCATGGTTTGTCCCCCTAATGACCTTTATTATATGGTAATAAAGATATAAGGTCAAACGAAAAAGGGCTCCAAAAAGCCCTATTCTCCCTCATTATTAATGGGTTCATATTCCGAATAATTATCATCGATGACTTTCGCAATAGCCAGTTTGTATTCTAAGTTATGATCATAATCAAAAGAGAAAATCACCGCATAAAGAATATCATAAAGGCAGGCGACCGATTCTCCCGTCGCAAACTCCCCAATCGGTGTATTCAACATTTCCCGTGAGCTCATCCTTAAGCTGACATCCGCCATCTTCGATAAAGTGGACTGCGAGATACTGGTAATCGCAATAATCGGCGTCTGCTGGCTTTGTGCCATATAGGCCGCATTCAGCACTAAAGGCGTTTCTCCCGAATAAGAAACCACAATCGCCACATGCGATGGATTCCCCATCGCCGCTAACATCAAAGCATCCCCATTAATATTAGCGATATTCACCTGTTTGCCAATGGTGCGCATCTTTTGCATAAAACCTTGCGCTAAATAAAGATAAGTACTCTTGGTATAAATATCAATCACTTCTGCTTTTCTCAGTAATGAGACAGCCTTCGCTAAATCATCATGGGTTAATAACGCTTTGGTATCCTTCACCGTATCTTCATGTAATTTAAACATATTCCCGGCAATTGTACTGGTATCATCACTGACCACAAAAGGAATCGAAGCATCCACATCTCTGGTAGAATACATATATTCTAATTCCTTCAAAAAAGCTTTTTTAAAGTCATTCCAGCCTTCATAACCTAATTTTTTGGCAATACGAATACATAAAGGCGCACTCGTAAACGTTGCTTCAGCGATATCCTTCGTCGTCATATCCGCAATCTTTTCCCCGCTGCGTAAGATATAGCGCATAATGTTCGCTTCTGATTCAGAAAAATGTGTTTTCTCTATTTTATTTAATATCATACATCCACATCCCTTTGCCCCATTATGCCATAAAAGAAAAAAAGAAAATAGCCCATCATAGGCTATTTATCGTCATTTTTCATATTTTGCACAGCATCTGGCTCTTTCTCAATACTCTTTTCTAATTCATCTAAATACTGAGATAGCTCATCTAAAGATGCAGCGATACGATCTAGATTTGCTTGTGTTCTTTCATTCAATGTCGGTTTATCCATAGTTCTGCCTCCTTTGAATACACTCAAGTATATTCAAATTAAAACATTTGACAAGACAAATCAGTGATTTGTTAATGAAATAGTTTCATATTTACATTATTGCGTAAAGTAATAAATTCCTACTGCACTATGTCTGAAGCATGGGCCTCTGTGAACTACATGGTACATAAAGTGTAAAATGATTTCATCAGTTTCCTCTAAAGTTAGAGCACCATGCACTATTTATTATAAATTAGCCTTTAACCCATAACATTGATACAAAATATTTATAATCGTTTGCTTATCCACACCTTTTATGCCTAGGGCTTTTAAATCAACTGCTTCGTTCTCCATTTCCACTAAAAATTTATTCATATCTTCTTCTATTTCTGGACCAAGTTCCTGTCTTGTATCACCACTAATCAACTGAGCCAAACGAAATACATCATTTTTATGCTTCTTTATATTTTTGCTATCAACATGTTCCCCATTTCTTTTTCGTTCTTTTAAATCTAACCATGCTTTTGCCTTAAAAGGTATCAAACATGTTGGTTTTAATACAGGAATATCATCAACAATTATCACCCCATTTTTTAATAATTCATAATATGTCTCATTTAAAAGAATAGCTGATAAACTTGATATTTCATCATCAATTGGGAGTGGTGTAAGAACTGCATCGTCTTCCAATTTAATAAAATTAGGATTTCTTGAAAAAATCTCTAACATATAAGGGAATTCTTTGCTTTTGGGCGACGTAAAGCGATAAAATTGTGAATTTCCAGTACTTTTATTTAAATGTTTATATTGTGCTTCTTTGATATAATCCCAAAACTGTCGTCCAAACTCTACTGTTAGTACTTCAACTATAAGCACAATATCAATATCTTTTGTAGCACGAAAAGGTAGTTCCTCATTCTCCATTATCAAGTTACAAGCTGTACCGCCAATAATTACATATTGATTTCCAAATTGCTTAAATCTTTCTTTGAATTTTTCAAGTCCAATAACCATTATTTTTGTAACCTTCTTTCCAATAGTTCATCTATTGCTTCTTCTATTCTTTCATCATTCCTACCGTTAAAAGATAAAACAATAGAAATATCATCTGCACTATGCCCATCAATAAATTGCTTGGGATCATAGGCCCACAGTTCAAGTCGCACTTGTTCATTTGGATCGATTAATTCTTGGCACAACAAAGTTTGATCAATTTTTTTTGCACTAATCGCATAACAAGTCACTCTACTAGGATTTAACATTGTTTTTTCAGAAAGCGCTGTTTCTCCAGCAAAAACCATATCCTCTGTAACCTGCTTCTTATTAATATATCCCACTTTACGGACAGGATTAGACAAATACACTCTTATTTTTTGAAATAAATCATATGGAGTGTATTTTGATTCAATAAACTTCTTAACACCATCTTTAGCAATCACAAATAGATCAGTAGCTTCCAATTGATTTGTCGCTCTTGATAATGTCATTGCACTAAACGGAAGCACTTTTTTTGTTTCTGAAATATAAAGTCGCTTTTTGTTATTATACAAGTAATACAAAAAGAGTTGTTGCGTAGAAAAAACAAATTTGCCTGTAATCCTTTGAGACTCTTTTTCATTTGTAAGCATTGTTCCAATAAAAGGAAGAAAGATCTGATGTTCAGTCATAAAGGAAATGTTATTTTCTATAAAACTTTTTCTTCGAAAATTAGAAATTCTTGTAAGCGCAAATACAACAGGAACATTGTCGATCTGCTGTATTTTTAAGATTTGTTTCTTGAGTGCAGGGAGTGTTACAAGTTCTTCTGTTGGGGTCAGCATAACACATCGTTTATCACCAATATATGCAGTTCTAAATTCATAACTTGAATTAATATAAATAGGTAAGGAACCTTGATGATTCCATTCATCAAATTGAATAGGAAAACCAAAAACATTTTTATACATGTCACTTTCCCTCCTTTACTTATAACTTATTTATTTATATTTTAACTTTTCAATGTTAAATGTCAAGTTTGTAAGTTATATTATACATTTTCATCATCATATCTTTTAGTTCCTATACATAAGAGTTTATTATAAAAAATATAAAATAAAGTCAATATTTTTTTAGAAATTCGGCCCTGCTCTGAAATGCATAACCTTTTCAAGGGAATGATAGGATCGTGAATAACTAGCTAACTAAAAAAGAGCACTACTTTGACTGTGCAAAGTCAAAATAATATCCCAAAACGGGAGGGGTGCCGTGAATAGTAACCAAATTTAACTTTCATTTAAATAATCAAGCAAAATTCATTTCAGGAGGTAAATATAAATTTGAGATATATAATGATATTAGTTTTATAATTCCCCCTCTTTTTTCACAATTTTATTAAACATTTAAGTTATTTGCTTAAATGTTTAATATTTTTATATAATTTTAATCAAATAATGTAAATTTAAATAAAATATTTTAACTAATTTTGATAAATTAACTAAATTAAATTAAATTTATCATTAAATTTTATACATGTTTCACTAAATTTTATGTATAATGTCATTAAGCAGATTATTATATTATCTTTTTATTCATTTTTGAAAGGAGAACTCAAATGCAAGAGCAAGAAGCTGTTTCTTTAATAAGAGAAATTCAAAGGAAAAAATCTGAGTGGCAAACAATTGAATTAAAATCATGTAATTTAGGTTTCCCACACCGCATTTATGATACTTTATCATCATTTTCCAACCAAGATGATGGTGGTACTATACTATTTGGCATTGACGAAAATAAAGATTATGAAGTTGTTGGCGTATATGATCCAGCTGATTGTCAAAAAAGAATTACAGAAGCATGTAATCAGATGGAACCAAAAGTATGTGCTCTTATTACTGTTGCTGAAATAGACGGAAAGAACATAGTAACCGCAGAAATTCCAGGTGTCTCCTTTGCCAAAAGACCTGTATTCTATATTGGCAAAGGACGTTTAAAAGGATCATATGTTCGCGTAGGTGATGCAGACGAACCAATGAGTGAATATGAGGTGTATAGTTATGAAGCATTTAGAAATAGAATCCGAGACGAATTAAGAACAATAAATGAAGCAAATTCTGATTTTTTTAAAAGCAGTCAAATCAATACTTATTTAAATAGAGTTAAAAATCAAAGGAAAAATCTTGCAGAGAATTGTAGTGATCAAGAGATTCTCGAACTTATGGGTGTAACTAAAGATGGTAAACCAACTATTGCTGGTATTATGACATTTTTTATTTATCCGCAAGCATATTTTCCACAATACTGCATAACAGCAATAGTAGTACCTGGATATCAAATTGGTGATATTGGAACTAACGAAGAAAGATTTCTTGACAACGAACGTATAACAGGTACAATTTCAGATATGTTAGAATCTGCCGTTTCTTTTGTAACTCGAAACACTCGTATTAAAACAATTATCGACGAAGAAGGAAAACGTTTTGATCAGAGGGAATATCCTCTAAAAGCAGTTAGGGAAGCAATTTTAAACATGCTCATCCATCGTGATTACAGTATTTATACAGAAAACATTCCCTCAAGCATAGAAATATATAAAGACCGTATCGTCTTCAGAAACTGTGGTGGATTATTCGGTGCTGCATCAATCAATTTATTAGGACGTATTCGGCCTGAAACTCGTAATCCAGCCTTAGCAGGAATGCTTGAATTACTTGGTATAACTGAAAACCGTTATTCTGGCATCCCTACAATTTACAATGAATTAAATAAGGCTGGACTGCCAAAACCTGAATTTAATATGAAACACGGAGAATTTACTGTAACTTTTTATAATTCGTATCCTCAGGAAGAAATTCACATTAATAGAGTAGATATTTTTCAATCAATAATAGATTTTTGTAAAAAGCCTCGGTCACGTAAAGAAATTACTGAATTTGTTAATCAAACCCCAGCTTATGTTATGCGAAAATATATCAATCCTTTACTTGAACAAGGCAAATTAAAAAGAACTCTGCCAGATAAGCCAAAAAGCTCAAAGCAGAAGTTCTATTCTTAGTGTTTAAACTTTCTTGCAAAGAAACTGCGTTTATAATGAGGATACTCAATCTCTTCATTTAAAATCAAATGATTAGGATTACCTGATAAGAGTAATTCTGCGTATGTTTTTGAAAAACCTTTATCAATTAATGTGTCATAAGCTTTCTGCATGTTAGGAACACGTCTGCCTTCACACTGATGCGTATCAGTTGCAATAACATGGACCATATTCGCATCAAGAAGCTTCATCGCATTTTGGGTATGAACAGGTAACCCTAAACCTAGGACACTGGTTGTATTGATCTGGATCACACAGCCTAAATCAATCAGATACTGAACATAATCCAGATCAATACCTTCATGAAAATAACGTTCGACATGGGCAATAATCGGCTTATAACCTTTAATACGAACACTTCTGAGATAATCATCAAAATGATTTAAAAAGGACTGTGTAGGCTTTGTGACATCATATTCACAAAGCATATACTTGGTATTTTCAAAAGGTAAATAAATACCTTTTTCAATCGCTTCATCACTGTCTTTATTTAGCATAAGTTCACAGCCTTGAAGCACCTTAATGTTATAAGTTGAAGCTAAGGCTTTTAAATCATTAATTCGTGCAATCATTTTTTCCTGATCTTCTTTTGTCGTTTTCCCGCTAGTAAAATGGGGCGTCGCCACAATCGTATCAATACCTTCTAAAGCGGCAATAGATAATGTTTTCTTAGCCATTTCCAGATCTTTGACACCATCATCGATTCCCCAGGCATAGTGTCCATGTATATCAATATAACTCATTTTATCCCATCCTTTTATATGAAAATAAAGAAGAGAATCCGAAGATCCTCTTCCCCAAATAATTAAATCCCGTTATCCTGGCCTAACTCCCAATTAATTATTTTGTATAAACTAATGTGTAAGTACCTAAGTTACCTAATGTAGCTGTTACAGTTTTCTTGCTGTAGTTTACTTTAGTCTTAGTTAAGAACCATTTCTTCTTAGCAGAGTCGAAACGTAAAACGTATACTTTTTTAACTTTCTTAGTTAAGTTGTTAACTTTGAAAGTTACTTTAGTATTTTTAGATTTTTTACCTTTCTTATCGTTCTTTACATATAAACGAGCCATAGAAGAAGATAATTTCTTTAACTTCTTAAGCTGTTTAGTTACAGATTTATCTAATTTTTCGCCTTTTAATGCTTTAGCTACTGTTTTAGATTTAGAAGCATAAGCTTTAGCTGCTTTCTTTCTGCTTACAACTTTCTTAGCTGCGTAAACTTTATAACCTTTAGTAGTTTTAGCAGATTTTACAACTACGCCTGTTGGAGCGTTAGCACCGTTTAATGCAACTGAAGGAGCTGCACTAACTGAAGCAACTGCAGGAGTTAAAACCATTGCGCTAGATAAGACAGCTGCAGCGAAGTTTTTCTTGAAATTCATTTACCTCATCCTCCCTTAATTCTCTTTAGCTTTGTAAAATAATGTGATGACCTGCTTATGTAAAGCAGACTTATCCAGGGTATATTCATCATATAAATCACTGGAGACGTACTTTCCAGGAATCGTATAATACGAGTCATCATTGAATTGATAGTCAGTGACCATATTTCCAAAGGTAACAATGTTATCATACGAGATATTGGTTGTTACGTGCTCCACTAAAGAGTACATTTTTGAGACCGTGCCATTGAAATCCTTGTTTAACAGCACCTTAAGTTTTTCATAAAACGCCTGGAAATAAGATCTTTGTCTCTCCATGCGGGTCTCATTACTAAAAGCTACATCAGTATCCCTAGTTCTGACGTATTTTTCCACATTACCAGCATTGATGGTAATCGTATCGCCTTTTTTCCAGCCTTCTGCTTTTTTCAAAGTATCATTTGGCACTTTGACTTTTACATCACCAACAATATTTTGTAATGCGTCTAAGTTATCCATATCCATTGCACCATAGTAATTGATAGGAATATGATACAGCATTTTGCTAACTGCCTGCATTGCATGCATACAGCCAGATTCTGCATCATCCCCAAAGGCATAGGCTAAATTGATATGGTTCTTATCCCAACCTAAGCTTTCTCCGCCACCGTCAAACGTCTCAATCGGCGTCATACAGTCACGAGGGATGGTCAAAAGCTTAATCGTCTTCTTGCTACGATCTAATAGTAACATCTCCATGGCATCAGATTGTCCCTGAGATGTTGCTCTGTTTTTGTCTTTCTTCGTTTTATCAATTCCTAATAAGAGAATTGATACAATCGAAGCATTATACTTATACGTTTTCCCGTTATAAGTCACTTGATGATAATCACTCTCAGAATCTTTCCCACTATTCCCTTTCTTGTTCATATTTGCAAAAACAAGACTTACAACCAAAGCGATCACTAATAATATGATCACAAAAATCCCGATCATCATGTTTCTTTTTTTCTTTTTAATAGTAGTAGTCATAGTATCCGTAATGTCCGTACTCAGTTGAGTCCTTCTTTACACGATTTAAGACGCACCCAACCACACGGGCACCATTCGCCTCTAATTCTTTCACTGCTCGCTTTATGGCATTTTTACTAGTGTATTCATTTCTGATAACGAGTACCACGCCATCTACAACACGCCCAATAATCGATGCATCTGCACCCGCCGTTACTGGTGGCGTATCGATGACAATATAATCAAACTGTTTCTTCAGTTCTTCTAAGATTTCCTTTAAGTGTCCACTAGATAAGATTTCTGATGGATTTGGTGGACGCTTACCGGCTAAAACAATAGATAAGTTATCAACGTTTGTTTCACAGACATAAGTTTCAGACTGTTTGGTTAAAGCTTCTGAAAGACCAGGAGCTTTCGTGTTAATCATTAACATATCCTTAAATGAACTACGTCTTAAGTCAGCGTCGATATAAACAACTTTCTTTCCTAATTCCGCAAAGGA harbors:
- a CDS encoding MurR/RpiR family transcriptional regulator — protein: MILNKIEKTHFSESEANIMRYILRSGEKIADMTTKDIAEATFTSAPLCIRIAKKLGYEGWNDFKKAFLKELEYMYSTRDVDASIPFVVSDDTSTIAGNMFKLHEDTVKDTKALLTHDDLAKAVSLLRKAEVIDIYTKSTYLYLAQGFMQKMRTIGKQVNIANINGDALMLAAMGNPSHVAIVVSYSGETPLVLNAAYMAQSQQTPIIAITSISQSTLSKMADVSLRMSSREMLNTPIGEFATGESVACLYDILYAVIFSFDYDHNLEYKLAIAKVIDDNYSEYEPINNEGE
- a CDS encoding ATP-binding protein, yielding MQEQEAVSLIREIQRKKSEWQTIELKSCNLGFPHRIYDTLSSFSNQDDGGTILFGIDENKDYEVVGVYDPADCQKRITEACNQMEPKVCALITVAEIDGKNIVTAEIPGVSFAKRPVFYIGKGRLKGSYVRVGDADEPMSEYEVYSYEAFRNRIRDELRTINEANSDFFKSSQINTYLNRVKNQRKNLAENCSDQEILELMGVTKDGKPTIAGIMTFFIYPQAYFPQYCITAIVVPGYQIGDIGTNEERFLDNERITGTISDMLESAVSFVTRNTRIKTIIDEEGKRFDQREYPLKAVREAILNMLIHRDYSIYTENIPSSIEIYKDRIVFRNCGGLFGAASINLLGRIRPETRNPALAGMLELLGITENRYSGIPTIYNELNKAGLPKPEFNMKHGEFTVTFYNSYPQEEIHINRVDIFQSIIDFCKKPRSRKEITEFVNQTPAYVMRKYINPLLEQGKLKRTLPDKPKSSKQKFYS
- a CDS encoding CpsD/CapB family tyrosine-protein kinase, which produces MDTKNIKNLNSDKITINEADNEFSTANESFKKLRTNLMYTDDLQVIAMTSTIPDEGKSVAAFNTALSFAELGKKVVYIDADLRRSSFKDMLMINTKAPGLSEALTKQSETYVCETNVDNLSIVLAGKRPPNPSEILSSGHLKEILEELKKQFDYIVIDTPPVTAGADASIIGRVVDGVVLVIRNEYTSKNAIKRAVKELEANGARVVGCVLNRVKKDSTEYGHYGYYDYYY
- a CDS encoding energy-coupling factor transporter ATPase, whose protein sequence is METMIDIKDLSFEYEEGAKTIDHISFKVPKGSYTTILGHNGSGKSTIAKLIIGLLAAKSGTIKVGDLVLSLDTLDDVRRLVGIVFQNPDNQFIGSTVRDDIAFGLENLCVPHDQMEDMIHEYAKKVNMLDFLDHEPTKLSGGQKQRVAIAGILAMHPSIMILDEATSMLDPRGRLEINELVRELNKEEGMTILSITHDIEEAAKSDNVVLLNDGHIVNQGKPEDVLCDVKQIASLQLDVPFAYKISSVLKKQGFHIDPTINQEKLVKALCQLHSKM
- a CDS encoding LCP family protein, whose translation is MTTTIKKKKRNMMIGIFVIILLVIALVVSLVFANMNKKGNSGKDSESDYHQVTYNGKTYKYNASIVSILLLGIDKTKKDKNRATSQGQSDAMEMLLLDRSKKTIKLLTIPRDCMTPIETFDGGGESLGWDKNHINLAYAFGDDAESGCMHAMQAVSKMLYHIPINYYGAMDMDNLDALQNIVGDVKVKVPNDTLKKAEGWKKGDTITINAGNVEKYVRTRDTDVAFSNETRMERQRSYFQAFYEKLKVLLNKDFNGTVSKMYSLVEHVTTNISYDNIVTFGNMVTDYQFNDDSYYTIPGKYVSSDLYDEYTLDKSALHKQVITLFYKAKEN
- a CDS encoding MarR family transcriptional regulator, giving the protein MYKNVFGFPIQFDEWNHQGSLPIYINSSYEFRTAYIGDKRCVMLTPTEELVTLPALKKQILKIQQIDNVPVVFALTRISNFRRKSFIENNISFMTEHQIFLPFIGTMLTNEKESQRITGKFVFSTQQLFLYYLYNNKKRLYISETKKVLPFSAMTLSRATNQLEATDLFVIAKDGVKKFIESKYTPYDLFQKIRVYLSNPVRKVGYINKKQVTEDMVFAGETALSEKTMLNPSRVTCYAISAKKIDQTLLCQELIDPNEQVRLELWAYDPKQFIDGHSADDISIVLSFNGRNDERIEEAIDELLERRLQK
- a CDS encoding CpsB/CapC family capsule biosynthesis tyrosine phosphatase, translating into MSYIDIHGHYAWGIDDGVKDLEMAKKTLSIAALEGIDTIVATPHFTSGKTTKEDQEKMIARINDLKALASTYNIKVLQGCELMLNKDSDEAIEKGIYLPFENTKYMLCEYDVTKPTQSFLNHFDDYLRSVRIKGYKPIIAHVERYFHEGIDLDYVQYLIDLGCVIQINTTSVLGLGLPVHTQNAMKLLDANMVHVIATDTHQCEGRRVPNMQKAYDTLIDKGFSKTYAELLLSGNPNHLILNEEIEYPHYKRSFFARKFKH